One Ranitomeya variabilis isolate aRanVar5 chromosome 5, aRanVar5.hap1, whole genome shotgun sequence DNA window includes the following coding sequences:
- the KHSRP gene encoding far upstream element-binding protein 2 isoform X2, whose product MSDYPGAQTGNRKDAFADAVQRARQIAAKIGGETTGGVNNTQEFNFGSQKRQLEDGGENLTPLYDQPECKKLATQSEPIAPPLTPVHVPRSTTLTEEYRVPDGMVGLIIGRGGEQINKIQQESACKVQISPDSGGLPERVVSLTGSPDSVQKAKMMLDDIVARGRGGGPGQFHDNANGQNGSLQEIMIPAGKAGLIIGKGGETIKQLQERAGVKMILIQDGSQGTNVDKPLRIVGEPFKVQQACEMVMDLLRERDQGNFGERNEYGSRGGGGGGGGGGGGGIDVSSGYIEVPVPRHSVGVVIGRNGEMIKKIQNDAGVRIQFKQDDGTGPDKIAHIMGPPDRCDHAARIIGDLLQSLRSGPPGPPGPGMPPGGRGRGRGQGPWGPPGGEMTFSIPSHKCGLVIGRGGENVKAINQQTGAFVEISRQPPPNGDPNFKMFIIRGSPQQIDHAKQLIEEKIEGPLCPIGPGPPGPGPAGPMGPFNPGPYPPGPPGAPPHPGPPPPPPPHQYPQQGWGSTYPQWGQPPAPHDPTKPPAPTDPSAAWAAYYSHYYQQPPAPVPGQPPAVPVPPPQGEPPQQQQQPPPTSQPDYTKAWEEYYKKMGQQTTQPSGQPDYTKAWEEYYKKQAQAAAAPGAPVAAQAAAATAVAAASSAPPAAQPDYTAAWAEYYRQQAAYYGQAPGAPPAQPPPTQPGPQAQ is encoded by the exons ATTGCAGCGAAGATCGGCGGTGAAACTACCGGAGGAGTTAACAACACCCAAGAATTTAATTTTGGTAGTCAGAAAAGACAACTAGAAGACGGAGGTGAGAATCTGACGCCGTTATATG ACCAACCAGAGTGCAAAAAATTGGCAACACAAAGCGAAC cGATCGCACCTCCGCTCACTCCAGTACATGTGCCTCG GTCAACAACGCTGACTGAAGAATATCGCGTCCCCGATGGCATGGTGGGACTAA TCATTGGCCGAGGAGGAGAACAAATAAACAAGATCCAACAAGAGTCAGCCTGTAAAGTTCAGATTTCCCCAG ACAGTGGAGGACTCCCGGAGCGGGTGGTGTCACTAACCGGTTCTCCAGACTCTGTGCA GAAAGCAAAAATGATGCTTGATGACATAGTAGCTCGGGGCCGTGGAGGAGGGCCCGGACAGTTTCATGATAACGCCAATGGGCAGAACGGCTCCTTACAGGAGATCATGATCCCTGCCGGCAAAGCCGGTCTCATTATTGGGAAGGGCGGAGAAACTATTAAACAGCTGCAG GAGCGTGCTGGGGTCAAGATGATTCTGATACAAGATGGCTCACAGGGCAcaaatgtagataagcccctgcgcATCGTGGGAGAGCCCTTCAAAGTTCAA CAAGCCTGTGAGATGGTGATGGATCTCTTACGAGAAAGAGATCAGGGAAACTTTGGTGAAAGGAATGAGTACGGCTCccggggaggaggaggtggtggagggggaggtggtggaggcGGCATAGATGTGAGTAGCGGCTACATAGAA GTACCGGTCCCTCGGCACTCAGTGGGGGTAGTAATAGGACGCAATGGAGAAATGATCAAGAAAATTCAGAATGACGCCGGGGTCAGGATACAGTTTAAACAAG ATGATGGGACTGGCCCTGATAAGATTGCACACATTATGGGGCCCCCGGACAGATGTGATCACGCAGCCAGGATAATCGGTGACTTATTGCAGAGCTTGCGA AGCGGTCCACCGGGACCTCCAGGCCCTGGTATGCCGCCTGGTGGCAGAGGAAGAGGTCGAGGGCAAGGGCCATGGGGACCTCCTGGAGGAGAAATGACCTTTTCTATACCCTCTCATAAATGTGGCTTAGTTATCGGTCGAG GTGGAGAGAATGTAAAGGCAATTAACCAACAGACGGGGGCGTTTGTGGAGATCTCACGGCAGCCGCCACCCAATGGCGACCCTAACTTCAAAATGTTCATTATCCGCGGCTCACCACAACAGATCGACCATGCCAAACAGCTCATCGAGGAGAAGATTGAG GGTCCCTTGTGCCCGATCGGTCCTGGCCCCCCTGGTCCTGGCCCAGCTGGCCCCATGGGTCCATTTAACCCAGGTCCTTACCCACCCGGACCCCCAGGAGCTCCACCACA TCCGGGCCCACCGCCTCCTCCACCCCCTCACCAGTACCCCCAACAGGGATGGGGCAGCACGTATCCCCAGTGGGGGCAGCCACCAGCCCCTCACGACCCCA CAAAACCTCCTGCCCCCACAGATCCAAGTGCTGCCTGGGCCGCTTACTACTCGCACTACTACCAACAGCCGCCCGCTCCTGTCCCCGGGCAGCCGCCTGCCGTCCCTGTCCCTCCTCCTCAAGGAGAgcccccacagcagcagcagcagccgccccCCACCAGCCAGCCCGACTACACCAAGGCATGGGAGGAGTACTACAAGAAGATGG GCCAGCAGACGACTCAGCCCTCAGGACAGCCGGATTACACAAAGGCTTGGGAAGAATATTACAAGAAACAAG CCCAAGCAGCAGCCGCTCCTGGCGCCCCTGTGGCAGCCCAAGCAGCAGCTGCGACAGCAGTGGCAGCGGCATCCAGTGCTCCGCCCGCGGCACAACCGGACTACACCGCGGCATGGGCAGAATATTACAGACAGCAGGCGGCATACTATGGCCAGGCACCGGGAGCGCCACCCGCACAGCCCCCTCCGACACAGCCAGGACCACAG GCCCAGTGA
- the KHSRP gene encoding far upstream element-binding protein 2 isoform X3 yields MSDYPGAQTGNRKDAFADAVQRARQIAAKIGGETTGGVNNTQEFNFGSQKRQLEDGGENLTPLYDQPECKKLATQSEPIAPPLTPVHVPRSTTLTEEYRVPDGMVGLIIGRGGEQINKIQQESACKVQISPDSGGLPERVVSLTGSPDSVQKAKMMLDDIVARGRGGGPGQFHDNANGQNGSLQEIMIPAGKAGLIIGKGGETIKQLQERAGVKMILIQDGSQGTNVDKPLRIVGEPFKVQQACEMVMDLLRERDQGNFGERNEYGSRGGGGGGGGGGGGGIDVSSGYIEVPVPRHSVGVVIGRNGEMIKKIQNDAGVRIQFKQDDGTGPDKIAHIMGPPDRCDHAARIIGDLLQSLRSGPPGPPGPGMPPGGRGRGRGQGPWGPPGGEMTFSIPSHKCGLVIGRGGENVKAINQQTGAFVEISRQPPPNGDPNFKMFIIRGSPQQIDHAKQLIEEKIEGPLCPIGPGPPGPGPAGPMGPFNPGPYPPGPPGAPPHPGPPPPPPPHQYPQQGWGSTYPQWGQPPAPHDPNPSAAWAAYYSHYYQQPPAPVPGQPPAVPVPPPQGEPPQQQQQPPPTSQPDYTKAWEEYYKKMGQQTTQPSGQPDYTKAWEEYYKKQAQAAAAPGAPVAAQAAAATAVAAASSAPPAAQPDYTAAWAEYYRQQAAYYGQAPGAPPAQPPPTQPGPQDAHGLLG; encoded by the exons ATTGCAGCGAAGATCGGCGGTGAAACTACCGGAGGAGTTAACAACACCCAAGAATTTAATTTTGGTAGTCAGAAAAGACAACTAGAAGACGGAGGTGAGAATCTGACGCCGTTATATG ACCAACCAGAGTGCAAAAAATTGGCAACACAAAGCGAAC cGATCGCACCTCCGCTCACTCCAGTACATGTGCCTCG GTCAACAACGCTGACTGAAGAATATCGCGTCCCCGATGGCATGGTGGGACTAA TCATTGGCCGAGGAGGAGAACAAATAAACAAGATCCAACAAGAGTCAGCCTGTAAAGTTCAGATTTCCCCAG ACAGTGGAGGACTCCCGGAGCGGGTGGTGTCACTAACCGGTTCTCCAGACTCTGTGCA GAAAGCAAAAATGATGCTTGATGACATAGTAGCTCGGGGCCGTGGAGGAGGGCCCGGACAGTTTCATGATAACGCCAATGGGCAGAACGGCTCCTTACAGGAGATCATGATCCCTGCCGGCAAAGCCGGTCTCATTATTGGGAAGGGCGGAGAAACTATTAAACAGCTGCAG GAGCGTGCTGGGGTCAAGATGATTCTGATACAAGATGGCTCACAGGGCAcaaatgtagataagcccctgcgcATCGTGGGAGAGCCCTTCAAAGTTCAA CAAGCCTGTGAGATGGTGATGGATCTCTTACGAGAAAGAGATCAGGGAAACTTTGGTGAAAGGAATGAGTACGGCTCccggggaggaggaggtggtggagggggaggtggtggaggcGGCATAGATGTGAGTAGCGGCTACATAGAA GTACCGGTCCCTCGGCACTCAGTGGGGGTAGTAATAGGACGCAATGGAGAAATGATCAAGAAAATTCAGAATGACGCCGGGGTCAGGATACAGTTTAAACAAG ATGATGGGACTGGCCCTGATAAGATTGCACACATTATGGGGCCCCCGGACAGATGTGATCACGCAGCCAGGATAATCGGTGACTTATTGCAGAGCTTGCGA AGCGGTCCACCGGGACCTCCAGGCCCTGGTATGCCGCCTGGTGGCAGAGGAAGAGGTCGAGGGCAAGGGCCATGGGGACCTCCTGGAGGAGAAATGACCTTTTCTATACCCTCTCATAAATGTGGCTTAGTTATCGGTCGAG GTGGAGAGAATGTAAAGGCAATTAACCAACAGACGGGGGCGTTTGTGGAGATCTCACGGCAGCCGCCACCCAATGGCGACCCTAACTTCAAAATGTTCATTATCCGCGGCTCACCACAACAGATCGACCATGCCAAACAGCTCATCGAGGAGAAGATTGAG GGTCCCTTGTGCCCGATCGGTCCTGGCCCCCCTGGTCCTGGCCCAGCTGGCCCCATGGGTCCATTTAACCCAGGTCCTTACCCACCCGGACCCCCAGGAGCTCCACCACA TCCGGGCCCACCGCCTCCTCCACCCCCTCACCAGTACCCCCAACAGGGATGGGGCAGCACGTATCCCCAGTGGGGGCAGCCACCAGCCCCTCACGACCCCA ATCCAAGTGCTGCCTGGGCCGCTTACTACTCGCACTACTACCAACAGCCGCCCGCTCCTGTCCCCGGGCAGCCGCCTGCCGTCCCTGTCCCTCCTCCTCAAGGAGAgcccccacagcagcagcagcagccgccccCCACCAGCCAGCCCGACTACACCAAGGCATGGGAGGAGTACTACAAGAAGATGG GCCAGCAGACGACTCAGCCCTCAGGACAGCCGGATTACACAAAGGCTTGGGAAGAATATTACAAGAAACAAG CCCAAGCAGCAGCCGCTCCTGGCGCCCCTGTGGCAGCCCAAGCAGCAGCTGCGACAGCAGTGGCAGCGGCATCCAGTGCTCCGCCCGCGGCACAACCGGACTACACCGCGGCATGGGCAGAATATTACAGACAGCAGGCGGCATACTATGGCCAGGCACCGGGAGCGCCACCCGCACAGCCCCCTCCGACACAGCCAGGACCACAG GACGCCCATGGCCTGCTCGGCTGA
- the KHSRP gene encoding far upstream element-binding protein 2 isoform X5, giving the protein MSDYPGAQTGNRKDAFADAVQRARQIAAKIGGETTGGVNNTQEFNFGSQKRQLEDGGENLTPLYDQPECKKLATQSEPIAPPLTPVHVPRSTTLTEEYRVPDGMVGLIIGRGGEQINKIQQESACKVQISPDSGGLPERVVSLTGSPDSVQKAKMMLDDIVARGRGGGPGQFHDNANGQNGSLQEIMIPAGKAGLIIGKGGETIKQLQERAGVKMILIQDGSQGTNVDKPLRIVGEPFKVQQACEMVMDLLRERDQGNFGERNEYGSRGGGGGGGGGGGGGIDVSSGYIEVPVPRHSVGVVIGRNGEMIKKIQNDAGVRIQFKQDDGTGPDKIAHIMGPPDRCDHAARIIGDLLQSLRSGPPGPPGPGMPPGGRGRGRGQGPWGPPGGEMTFSIPSHKCGLVIGRGGENVKAINQQTGAFVEISRQPPPNGDPNFKMFIIRGSPQQIDHAKQLIEEKIEGPLCPIGPGPPGPGPAGPMGPFNPGPYPPGPPGAPPHPGPPPPPPPHQYPQQGWGSTYPQWGQPPAPHDPNPSAAWAAYYSHYYQQPPAPVPGQPPAVPVPPPQGEPPQQQQQPPPTSQPDYTKAWEEYYKKMGQQTTQPSGQPDYTKAWEEYYKKQAQAAAAPGAPVAAQAAAATAVAAASSAPPAAQPDYTAAWAEYYRQQAAYYGQAPGAPPAQPPPTQPGPQAQ; this is encoded by the exons ATTGCAGCGAAGATCGGCGGTGAAACTACCGGAGGAGTTAACAACACCCAAGAATTTAATTTTGGTAGTCAGAAAAGACAACTAGAAGACGGAGGTGAGAATCTGACGCCGTTATATG ACCAACCAGAGTGCAAAAAATTGGCAACACAAAGCGAAC cGATCGCACCTCCGCTCACTCCAGTACATGTGCCTCG GTCAACAACGCTGACTGAAGAATATCGCGTCCCCGATGGCATGGTGGGACTAA TCATTGGCCGAGGAGGAGAACAAATAAACAAGATCCAACAAGAGTCAGCCTGTAAAGTTCAGATTTCCCCAG ACAGTGGAGGACTCCCGGAGCGGGTGGTGTCACTAACCGGTTCTCCAGACTCTGTGCA GAAAGCAAAAATGATGCTTGATGACATAGTAGCTCGGGGCCGTGGAGGAGGGCCCGGACAGTTTCATGATAACGCCAATGGGCAGAACGGCTCCTTACAGGAGATCATGATCCCTGCCGGCAAAGCCGGTCTCATTATTGGGAAGGGCGGAGAAACTATTAAACAGCTGCAG GAGCGTGCTGGGGTCAAGATGATTCTGATACAAGATGGCTCACAGGGCAcaaatgtagataagcccctgcgcATCGTGGGAGAGCCCTTCAAAGTTCAA CAAGCCTGTGAGATGGTGATGGATCTCTTACGAGAAAGAGATCAGGGAAACTTTGGTGAAAGGAATGAGTACGGCTCccggggaggaggaggtggtggagggggaggtggtggaggcGGCATAGATGTGAGTAGCGGCTACATAGAA GTACCGGTCCCTCGGCACTCAGTGGGGGTAGTAATAGGACGCAATGGAGAAATGATCAAGAAAATTCAGAATGACGCCGGGGTCAGGATACAGTTTAAACAAG ATGATGGGACTGGCCCTGATAAGATTGCACACATTATGGGGCCCCCGGACAGATGTGATCACGCAGCCAGGATAATCGGTGACTTATTGCAGAGCTTGCGA AGCGGTCCACCGGGACCTCCAGGCCCTGGTATGCCGCCTGGTGGCAGAGGAAGAGGTCGAGGGCAAGGGCCATGGGGACCTCCTGGAGGAGAAATGACCTTTTCTATACCCTCTCATAAATGTGGCTTAGTTATCGGTCGAG GTGGAGAGAATGTAAAGGCAATTAACCAACAGACGGGGGCGTTTGTGGAGATCTCACGGCAGCCGCCACCCAATGGCGACCCTAACTTCAAAATGTTCATTATCCGCGGCTCACCACAACAGATCGACCATGCCAAACAGCTCATCGAGGAGAAGATTGAG GGTCCCTTGTGCCCGATCGGTCCTGGCCCCCCTGGTCCTGGCCCAGCTGGCCCCATGGGTCCATTTAACCCAGGTCCTTACCCACCCGGACCCCCAGGAGCTCCACCACA TCCGGGCCCACCGCCTCCTCCACCCCCTCACCAGTACCCCCAACAGGGATGGGGCAGCACGTATCCCCAGTGGGGGCAGCCACCAGCCCCTCACGACCCCA ATCCAAGTGCTGCCTGGGCCGCTTACTACTCGCACTACTACCAACAGCCGCCCGCTCCTGTCCCCGGGCAGCCGCCTGCCGTCCCTGTCCCTCCTCCTCAAGGAGAgcccccacagcagcagcagcagccgccccCCACCAGCCAGCCCGACTACACCAAGGCATGGGAGGAGTACTACAAGAAGATGG GCCAGCAGACGACTCAGCCCTCAGGACAGCCGGATTACACAAAGGCTTGGGAAGAATATTACAAGAAACAAG CCCAAGCAGCAGCCGCTCCTGGCGCCCCTGTGGCAGCCCAAGCAGCAGCTGCGACAGCAGTGGCAGCGGCATCCAGTGCTCCGCCCGCGGCACAACCGGACTACACCGCGGCATGGGCAGAATATTACAGACAGCAGGCGGCATACTATGGCCAGGCACCGGGAGCGCCACCCGCACAGCCCCCTCCGACACAGCCAGGACCACAG GCCCAGTGA
- the KHSRP gene encoding far upstream element-binding protein 2 isoform X6 produces the protein MSDYPGAQTGNRKDAFADAVQRARQIAAKIGGETTGGVNNTQEFNFGSQKRQLEDGDQPECKKLATQSEPIAPPLTPVHVPRSTTLTEEYRVPDGMVGLIIGRGGEQINKIQQESACKVQISPDSGGLPERVVSLTGSPDSVQKAKMMLDDIVARGRGGGPGQFHDNANGQNGSLQEIMIPAGKAGLIIGKGGETIKQLQERAGVKMILIQDGSQGTNVDKPLRIVGEPFKVQQACEMVMDLLRERDQGNFGERNEYGSRGGGGGGGGGGGGGIDVSSGYIEVPVPRHSVGVVIGRNGEMIKKIQNDAGVRIQFKQDDGTGPDKIAHIMGPPDRCDHAARIIGDLLQSLRSGPPGPPGPGMPPGGRGRGRGQGPWGPPGGEMTFSIPSHKCGLVIGRGGENVKAINQQTGAFVEISRQPPPNGDPNFKMFIIRGSPQQIDHAKQLIEEKIEGPLCPIGPGPPGPGPAGPMGPFNPGPYPPGPPGAPPHPGPPPPPPPHQYPQQGWGSTYPQWGQPPAPHDPTKPPAPTDPSAAWAAYYSHYYQQPPAPVPGQPPAVPVPPPQGEPPQQQQQPPPTSQPDYTKAWEEYYKKMGQQTTQPSGQPDYTKAWEEYYKKQAQAAAAPGAPVAAQAAAATAVAAASSAPPAAQPDYTAAWAEYYRQQAAYYGQAPGAPPAQPPPTQPGPQAQ, from the exons ATTGCAGCGAAGATCGGCGGTGAAACTACCGGAGGAGTTAACAACACCCAAGAATTTAATTTTGGTAGTCAGAAAAGACAACTAGAAGACGGAG ACCAACCAGAGTGCAAAAAATTGGCAACACAAAGCGAAC cGATCGCACCTCCGCTCACTCCAGTACATGTGCCTCG GTCAACAACGCTGACTGAAGAATATCGCGTCCCCGATGGCATGGTGGGACTAA TCATTGGCCGAGGAGGAGAACAAATAAACAAGATCCAACAAGAGTCAGCCTGTAAAGTTCAGATTTCCCCAG ACAGTGGAGGACTCCCGGAGCGGGTGGTGTCACTAACCGGTTCTCCAGACTCTGTGCA GAAAGCAAAAATGATGCTTGATGACATAGTAGCTCGGGGCCGTGGAGGAGGGCCCGGACAGTTTCATGATAACGCCAATGGGCAGAACGGCTCCTTACAGGAGATCATGATCCCTGCCGGCAAAGCCGGTCTCATTATTGGGAAGGGCGGAGAAACTATTAAACAGCTGCAG GAGCGTGCTGGGGTCAAGATGATTCTGATACAAGATGGCTCACAGGGCAcaaatgtagataagcccctgcgcATCGTGGGAGAGCCCTTCAAAGTTCAA CAAGCCTGTGAGATGGTGATGGATCTCTTACGAGAAAGAGATCAGGGAAACTTTGGTGAAAGGAATGAGTACGGCTCccggggaggaggaggtggtggagggggaggtggtggaggcGGCATAGATGTGAGTAGCGGCTACATAGAA GTACCGGTCCCTCGGCACTCAGTGGGGGTAGTAATAGGACGCAATGGAGAAATGATCAAGAAAATTCAGAATGACGCCGGGGTCAGGATACAGTTTAAACAAG ATGATGGGACTGGCCCTGATAAGATTGCACACATTATGGGGCCCCCGGACAGATGTGATCACGCAGCCAGGATAATCGGTGACTTATTGCAGAGCTTGCGA AGCGGTCCACCGGGACCTCCAGGCCCTGGTATGCCGCCTGGTGGCAGAGGAAGAGGTCGAGGGCAAGGGCCATGGGGACCTCCTGGAGGAGAAATGACCTTTTCTATACCCTCTCATAAATGTGGCTTAGTTATCGGTCGAG GTGGAGAGAATGTAAAGGCAATTAACCAACAGACGGGGGCGTTTGTGGAGATCTCACGGCAGCCGCCACCCAATGGCGACCCTAACTTCAAAATGTTCATTATCCGCGGCTCACCACAACAGATCGACCATGCCAAACAGCTCATCGAGGAGAAGATTGAG GGTCCCTTGTGCCCGATCGGTCCTGGCCCCCCTGGTCCTGGCCCAGCTGGCCCCATGGGTCCATTTAACCCAGGTCCTTACCCACCCGGACCCCCAGGAGCTCCACCACA TCCGGGCCCACCGCCTCCTCCACCCCCTCACCAGTACCCCCAACAGGGATGGGGCAGCACGTATCCCCAGTGGGGGCAGCCACCAGCCCCTCACGACCCCA CAAAACCTCCTGCCCCCACAGATCCAAGTGCTGCCTGGGCCGCTTACTACTCGCACTACTACCAACAGCCGCCCGCTCCTGTCCCCGGGCAGCCGCCTGCCGTCCCTGTCCCTCCTCCTCAAGGAGAgcccccacagcagcagcagcagccgccccCCACCAGCCAGCCCGACTACACCAAGGCATGGGAGGAGTACTACAAGAAGATGG GCCAGCAGACGACTCAGCCCTCAGGACAGCCGGATTACACAAAGGCTTGGGAAGAATATTACAAGAAACAAG CCCAAGCAGCAGCCGCTCCTGGCGCCCCTGTGGCAGCCCAAGCAGCAGCTGCGACAGCAGTGGCAGCGGCATCCAGTGCTCCGCCCGCGGCACAACCGGACTACACCGCGGCATGGGCAGAATATTACAGACAGCAGGCGGCATACTATGGCCAGGCACCGGGAGCGCCACCCGCACAGCCCCCTCCGACACAGCCAGGACCACAG GCCCAGTGA
- the KHSRP gene encoding far upstream element-binding protein 2 isoform X8, with amino-acid sequence MSDYPGAQTGNRKDAFADAVQRARQIAAKIGGETTGGVNNTQEFNFGSQKRQLEDGDQPECKKLATQSEPIAPPLTPVHVPRSTTLTEEYRVPDGMVGLIIGRGGEQINKIQQESACKVQISPDSGGLPERVVSLTGSPDSVQKAKMMLDDIVARGRGGGPGQFHDNANGQNGSLQEIMIPAGKAGLIIGKGGETIKQLQERAGVKMILIQDGSQGTNVDKPLRIVGEPFKVQQACEMVMDLLRERDQGNFGERNEYGSRGGGGGGGGGGGGGIDVPVPRHSVGVVIGRNGEMIKKIQNDAGVRIQFKQDDGTGPDKIAHIMGPPDRCDHAARIIGDLLQSLRSGPPGPPGPGMPPGGRGRGRGQGPWGPPGGEMTFSIPSHKCGLVIGRGGENVKAINQQTGAFVEISRQPPPNGDPNFKMFIIRGSPQQIDHAKQLIEEKIEGPLCPIGPGPPGPGPAGPMGPFNPGPYPPGPPGAPPHPGPPPPPPPHQYPQQGWGSTYPQWGQPPAPHDPNPSAAWAAYYSHYYQQPPAPVPGQPPAVPVPPPQGEPPQQQQQPPPTSQPDYTKAWEEYYKKMGQQTTQPSGQPDYTKAWEEYYKKQAQAAAAPGAPVAAQAAAATAVAAASSAPPAAQPDYTAAWAEYYRQQAAYYGQAPGAPPAQPPPTQPGPQAQ; translated from the exons ATTGCAGCGAAGATCGGCGGTGAAACTACCGGAGGAGTTAACAACACCCAAGAATTTAATTTTGGTAGTCAGAAAAGACAACTAGAAGACGGAG ACCAACCAGAGTGCAAAAAATTGGCAACACAAAGCGAAC cGATCGCACCTCCGCTCACTCCAGTACATGTGCCTCG GTCAACAACGCTGACTGAAGAATATCGCGTCCCCGATGGCATGGTGGGACTAA TCATTGGCCGAGGAGGAGAACAAATAAACAAGATCCAACAAGAGTCAGCCTGTAAAGTTCAGATTTCCCCAG ACAGTGGAGGACTCCCGGAGCGGGTGGTGTCACTAACCGGTTCTCCAGACTCTGTGCA GAAAGCAAAAATGATGCTTGATGACATAGTAGCTCGGGGCCGTGGAGGAGGGCCCGGACAGTTTCATGATAACGCCAATGGGCAGAACGGCTCCTTACAGGAGATCATGATCCCTGCCGGCAAAGCCGGTCTCATTATTGGGAAGGGCGGAGAAACTATTAAACAGCTGCAG GAGCGTGCTGGGGTCAAGATGATTCTGATACAAGATGGCTCACAGGGCAcaaatgtagataagcccctgcgcATCGTGGGAGAGCCCTTCAAAGTTCAA CAAGCCTGTGAGATGGTGATGGATCTCTTACGAGAAAGAGATCAGGGAAACTTTGGTGAAAGGAATGAGTACGGCTCccggggaggaggaggtggtggagggggaggtggtggaggcGGCATAGAT GTACCGGTCCCTCGGCACTCAGTGGGGGTAGTAATAGGACGCAATGGAGAAATGATCAAGAAAATTCAGAATGACGCCGGGGTCAGGATACAGTTTAAACAAG ATGATGGGACTGGCCCTGATAAGATTGCACACATTATGGGGCCCCCGGACAGATGTGATCACGCAGCCAGGATAATCGGTGACTTATTGCAGAGCTTGCGA AGCGGTCCACCGGGACCTCCAGGCCCTGGTATGCCGCCTGGTGGCAGAGGAAGAGGTCGAGGGCAAGGGCCATGGGGACCTCCTGGAGGAGAAATGACCTTTTCTATACCCTCTCATAAATGTGGCTTAGTTATCGGTCGAG GTGGAGAGAATGTAAAGGCAATTAACCAACAGACGGGGGCGTTTGTGGAGATCTCACGGCAGCCGCCACCCAATGGCGACCCTAACTTCAAAATGTTCATTATCCGCGGCTCACCACAACAGATCGACCATGCCAAACAGCTCATCGAGGAGAAGATTGAG GGTCCCTTGTGCCCGATCGGTCCTGGCCCCCCTGGTCCTGGCCCAGCTGGCCCCATGGGTCCATTTAACCCAGGTCCTTACCCACCCGGACCCCCAGGAGCTCCACCACA TCCGGGCCCACCGCCTCCTCCACCCCCTCACCAGTACCCCCAACAGGGATGGGGCAGCACGTATCCCCAGTGGGGGCAGCCACCAGCCCCTCACGACCCCA ATCCAAGTGCTGCCTGGGCCGCTTACTACTCGCACTACTACCAACAGCCGCCCGCTCCTGTCCCCGGGCAGCCGCCTGCCGTCCCTGTCCCTCCTCCTCAAGGAGAgcccccacagcagcagcagcagccgccccCCACCAGCCAGCCCGACTACACCAAGGCATGGGAGGAGTACTACAAGAAGATGG GCCAGCAGACGACTCAGCCCTCAGGACAGCCGGATTACACAAAGGCTTGGGAAGAATATTACAAGAAACAAG CCCAAGCAGCAGCCGCTCCTGGCGCCCCTGTGGCAGCCCAAGCAGCAGCTGCGACAGCAGTGGCAGCGGCATCCAGTGCTCCGCCCGCGGCACAACCGGACTACACCGCGGCATGGGCAGAATATTACAGACAGCAGGCGGCATACTATGGCCAGGCACCGGGAGCGCCACCCGCACAGCCCCCTCCGACACAGCCAGGACCACAG GCCCAGTGA